Genomic segment of Candidatus Afararchaeum irisae:
ATGTGGACACCGCTCTCGTATCTGAAGGCGTTTTTCCCGACTACCGGCTTCGTAGGGCTGACCTCTATTCCCGATCTCTCTTCGACGACTTCCGAGAGACGGCTCAGTTTCTCAGTCTCTACTACGTCAAAAGAGTACTGTGTCGAGAGGACGACTGCGACCTCTTCTAGGGGAGTGTTGCCCGCGTTCTCACCTATGCCGTTCACAGTCGTGTGTAGCTGTACTGCGCCCTCCTCGGCTGCGGCAACTGTGTTCGCGACTGAAAGACCCAGGTCGTCGTGGCAGTGTACCGAGACAGGTACCTCGACCCAGTCTCTGACCTTAGTCACCATCGCTCGTGTCGTCGGTGGGGTTAGAGCACCCACAGTGTCGGCTATACCTACCATGTCGACTCCTCTTTCCTCGGCACCCGTGTAGAGACATCTGAGGAAGTCGGGGTCGGATCGTGTAGAGTCCTCGACAGCGAAACGCACCTCTATCCCGTGATCAGACGCGTACTCGACCGTCTTGAACGCCTTCTCAGCCGCCTCCTCCCTCGTTATACCATACTTCTGACTCAGATGGCGGTCGC
This window contains:
- the aksA gene encoding homoaconitate hydratase (in Methanococcus jannaschii this protein catalyzes the condensation of alpha-ketoglutarate and acetyl-CoA to form trans-homoaconitate; functions in alphaketosuberate synthesis which is a precursor in coenzyme B and biotin synthesis), producing MTQANSFSNFVDRPELSDDLHIYDVTLRDGEQTPGVSFSVEEKKEIAHLLDEAGVGYIEAGFPAVSDDERRAVGEVVGIGTDAKISCLARCLEDDIDSVIETGADAVGVFIAGSDRHLSQKYGITREEAAEKAFKTVEYASDHGIEVRFAVEDSTRSDPDFLRCLYTGAEERGVDMVGIADTVGALTPPTTRAMVTKVRDWVEVPVSVHCHDDLGLSVANTVAAAEEGAVQLHTTVNGIGENAGNTPLEEVAVVLSTQYSFDVVETEKLSRLSEVVEERSGIEVSPTKPVVGKNAFRYESGVHIEGIANDPETYEVYPPEKVGGEREFEIGKHSGRKAVEFIAEREGIEIEDEIEEVVEDLKSGKDTVSISELVEEVRER